The following are encoded together in the Tepidiforma bonchosmolovskayae genome:
- the purF gene encoding amidophosphoribosyltransferase, with the protein MLPESDNPREACGVFGVFSPGDDVARLTFYGLYALQHRGQESAGIATSNGEDFSLRTGMGLVAQVFDEEDLAYLKGHIAIGHTRYSTAGGSLACNAQPIVVHDLETGDPIALAHNGNLTNVDVLREDLEAQGIVFESTADSEVIAHLFAIAPGRTYEERFHYVMRRIEGAYSVVMMTKDRLFAMRDPMGVRPLCLGRLDGGWVVASESCALEHLGVPMEREVQPGEVIVIDEHGPASFFPVAPARKRAICTFEYTYFARPDSRIGGQLIYPAREEMGATLAREHPVEADIVIGVPDSATPAAIGYARASGIPYREGLVKNRYVGRTFIQPDQRIREAGVSLKFNALSDVLAGKRVVLVDDSIVRGTTTPRVIQLLRRAGAKEVHMRITTPPIVSPCFLGVDMATKAELIAANHSIEEIRQHIGADSLGFLSLEGLNRATGQNPEDLCNACFTGIYPLNVQMQMERLEAERGREPALAAAESLHRAGRP; encoded by the coding sequence TTGCTCCCGGAAAGCGATAATCCGCGCGAGGCCTGCGGCGTCTTCGGGGTGTTCAGCCCCGGCGACGACGTCGCAAGGCTGACGTTCTATGGGCTGTATGCCCTCCAGCACCGGGGCCAGGAAAGCGCCGGCATCGCCACCAGCAACGGGGAAGACTTCAGCCTCCGCACGGGCATGGGCCTCGTCGCGCAGGTGTTCGACGAGGAAGACCTCGCCTACCTGAAGGGCCACATCGCCATCGGCCACACGCGCTACAGCACGGCGGGCGGTTCGCTCGCCTGCAACGCGCAGCCGATCGTGGTGCACGACCTGGAGACGGGCGACCCGATCGCCCTCGCCCACAACGGCAACCTGACGAACGTGGATGTGCTGCGCGAGGACCTCGAAGCGCAGGGCATCGTCTTTGAATCGACGGCCGACTCGGAAGTCATCGCCCACCTGTTCGCGATTGCGCCGGGGCGCACCTACGAGGAGCGGTTCCACTACGTGATGCGCCGGATCGAGGGCGCCTACAGCGTAGTGATGATGACGAAGGACCGGCTGTTTGCGATGCGCGACCCGATGGGCGTGCGGCCGCTCTGCCTGGGGCGGCTCGACGGCGGCTGGGTCGTGGCCTCGGAATCGTGCGCGCTGGAGCACCTCGGCGTGCCGATGGAGCGCGAGGTCCAGCCAGGCGAGGTGATCGTGATCGACGAGCACGGCCCGGCGAGCTTCTTCCCGGTGGCGCCGGCCCGGAAGCGCGCGATCTGCACCTTCGAGTACACCTACTTTGCCCGCCCCGATTCCCGGATTGGCGGGCAACTGATTTACCCGGCCCGCGAGGAGATGGGCGCCACGCTGGCGCGCGAGCACCCGGTGGAGGCCGACATCGTCATCGGCGTGCCCGACTCGGCGACGCCGGCGGCGATCGGGTATGCGCGGGCCTCGGGCATCCCCTACCGCGAAGGCCTGGTGAAGAACCGGTACGTCGGGCGGACGTTCATCCAGCCCGACCAGCGGATCCGCGAGGCGGGCGTCAGCCTGAAGTTCAACGCGCTCAGCGACGTGCTCGCCGGCAAGCGGGTGGTGCTCGTCGACGACAGCATCGTGCGCGGGACGACGACGCCGCGGGTCATCCAGCTCCTGCGGCGGGCGGGCGCGAAGGAAGTGCACATGCGGATCACGACGCCGCCGATCGTCTCGCCGTGCTTCCTCGGTGTGGACATGGCGACGAAGGCGGAGCTGATCGCGGCGAACCATTCGATTGAGGAGATCCGCCAGCACATCGGCGCGGACTCGCTCGGCTTCCTGAGCCTCGAGGGGCTGAACCGGGCGACCGGGCAGAACCCGGAGGACCTCTGCAACGCCTGCTTCACCGGCATCTACCCGCTGAACGTGCAGATGCAGATGGAGCGGCTCGAAGCGGAGCGCGGGCGGGAGCCGGCGCTGGCGGCAGCCGAGAGCCTCCACCGGGCCGGGCGGCCGTAG
- a CDS encoding PAS domain-containing protein: MRIHPSLSPRDLPALFDALPVPAAAVDRDGRLAAASAAWAALDPACAPGEPAAEAVRRILPCLSPAEVEALLSGSRDELACDAPGPGRTGPARLVRRPVEGSTAAAAVLALVELPPGADRYRRLVEEANDIMFALDRQGRFTEMNRLGYELSGYTPGELLGRPALDFVPPEQYARVAEALARIWAGDTVPMLEVEFVFKNGERRWFEVKGRTLVEDGVITGTFHVARDITERRALAEARELLSRAAAAAPIVIWVVDMEGRYTLLEGGGLARYGLRPGELVGQSIFEFNRDAPDVLAQVRRGLAGEAFTATGAWQDTTWEANYVPLRDHEGRQVGLIAVILDITERVRAAEASARANRMEALAILAGGIAHDFNNLLVGILGNAALALLELPAGSPARPLLEEIQDAARRMADLSRQMLLFSGRSQVARQRVDINEVVAAAVAAAGSRVTFRPELAPGLPAVLGDPSQLRLAISAILENAAEASRPGDEVTVRTFAEDVPAERFAAAYPKPVPAGTYVVIEVRDSGEGIDPAIRDRIFEPFFTTRFTGRGLGLAAAAGVARGHAGCILVDSVPGEGSTFRLCLPAAPDGSPPGS; encoded by the coding sequence GTGCGCATCCACCCGTCGCTCTCCCCGCGCGACCTCCCCGCCCTCTTCGATGCCCTGCCGGTCCCGGCCGCCGCGGTCGACCGCGACGGCCGGCTCGCCGCCGCCAGCGCCGCGTGGGCCGCCCTCGACCCCGCCTGCGCCCCCGGCGAACCGGCCGCGGAGGCGGTCCGCCGCATCCTGCCCTGCCTCTCCCCCGCCGAGGTCGAGGCGCTCCTCTCCGGCAGCCGCGACGAGCTTGCCTGCGATGCCCCCGGGCCCGGCCGCACCGGCCCGGCCCGCCTCGTCCGCCGTCCCGTGGAGGGCAGCACCGCTGCCGCGGCCGTCCTCGCCCTCGTCGAACTCCCGCCCGGTGCCGACCGCTACCGCCGCCTCGTCGAAGAGGCGAACGACATCATGTTCGCGCTCGACCGGCAGGGCCGCTTCACCGAGATGAACCGCCTCGGCTACGAACTCTCCGGCTACACGCCAGGGGAGCTGCTCGGCCGTCCCGCGCTCGACTTCGTTCCGCCCGAGCAGTACGCGCGTGTTGCCGAGGCGCTCGCCCGCATCTGGGCCGGCGACACCGTTCCCATGCTCGAAGTGGAGTTCGTCTTCAAGAACGGCGAGCGCCGCTGGTTCGAGGTCAAGGGCCGCACCCTCGTCGAGGATGGGGTGATCACTGGGACATTCCACGTCGCCCGCGACATCACCGAGCGCCGCGCCCTCGCCGAAGCCCGCGAACTGCTCTCCCGCGCGGCCGCGGCGGCCCCGATCGTCATCTGGGTCGTCGACATGGAGGGCCGCTACACCCTCCTCGAAGGCGGCGGGCTCGCCCGCTACGGCCTCCGGCCCGGGGAGCTCGTCGGCCAGTCGATCTTCGAGTTCAACCGCGACGCCCCCGACGTGCTCGCCCAGGTCCGCCGCGGCCTCGCCGGCGAGGCCTTCACCGCAACCGGCGCCTGGCAGGACACCACCTGGGAGGCCAACTACGTTCCCCTCCGCGACCACGAGGGCCGCCAGGTCGGGCTCATTGCGGTCATCCTCGACATCACCGAGCGCGTCCGCGCCGCCGAGGCCAGCGCCCGCGCCAACCGCATGGAGGCCCTCGCCATCCTTGCCGGCGGCATCGCCCACGACTTCAACAACCTCCTCGTCGGCATCCTCGGCAATGCCGCGCTCGCCCTCCTCGAACTCCCGGCCGGGAGCCCGGCCCGCCCGCTCCTCGAGGAGATCCAGGACGCCGCGCGCCGCATGGCCGACCTCTCCCGGCAGATGCTCCTCTTCTCCGGCCGCAGCCAGGTCGCCCGCCAGCGCGTCGACATCAACGAGGTGGTCGCCGCCGCCGTCGCCGCGGCCGGCAGCCGGGTCACCTTCCGCCCGGAGCTGGCGCCGGGCCTTCCCGCCGTCCTCGGCGACCCTTCGCAGCTCCGCCTGGCCATCTCCGCCATCCTCGAAAACGCCGCCGAAGCCTCCCGGCCCGGCGACGAGGTGACCGTCCGCACGTTTGCGGAGGACGTGCCGGCCGAGCGCTTCGCCGCTGCGTACCCGAAGCCGGTGCCCGCCGGCACCTACGTCGTCATCGAGGTCCGCGATTCCGGCGAGGGCATCGACCCCGCAATCCGGGACCGGATCTTCGAGCCCTTCTTCACCACGCGCTTCACCGGGCGCGGGCTCGGCCTCGCCGCCGCCGCGGGCGTCGCCCGGGGCCACGCCGGCTGCATCCTGGTCGATTCCGTGCCCGGCGAGGGGAGCACCTTCCGCCTGTGCCTGCCCGCGGCGCCCGACGGTTCGCCGCCGGGCTCGTGA
- the infA gene encoding translation initiation factor IF-1 produces MAENDGIEVEGVVTQPLPNATFRVELANGHLVLAHISGKIRKNYIKILTGDRVLVELSPYDLTRGRITYRFK; encoded by the coding sequence ATGGCAGAAAACGACGGCATTGAAGTCGAAGGGGTCGTGACCCAGCCCCTCCCCAACGCCACCTTCCGGGTCGAGCTGGCCAACGGCCACCTCGTCCTCGCCCACATCAGCGGCAAAATCCGCAAGAACTACATCAAAATCCTCACCGGCGACCGCGTCCTCGTCGAACTCTCGCCCTACGACCTCACCCGCGGCCGCATCACCTACCGCTTCAAGTAA
- the cysE gene encoding serine O-acetyltransferase, producing the protein MGILAEIREDIRAAMARDPAARSALEVVLFYPGFHARLAHRLAHALHRRGVPLIPRGIMHLARFFTGIEIHPGARIGRRFFIDHGMGVVIGETAEIGDDVTLYQGVTLGGTSTRRVKRHPTLRDRVTVGAGAKVIGAVEIGENVRIGAGSVVVTNVPPNATVVGVPGHIVAFHDDSNGAIQRLPDPEWERLNDLDRRLDELRAQIAHLEEHLAQLHGRHHDGQEAPGTAAER; encoded by the coding sequence ATGGGCATCCTTGCCGAAATCCGGGAGGACATCCGCGCGGCCATGGCGCGCGACCCTGCGGCGCGCTCGGCGCTGGAGGTTGTGCTCTTCTACCCCGGCTTCCACGCACGGCTGGCGCACCGCCTGGCGCACGCCCTGCACCGGCGGGGCGTGCCGCTCATCCCGCGCGGCATCATGCACCTCGCGCGGTTCTTCACCGGCATCGAAATCCACCCCGGGGCGCGGATCGGGCGGCGGTTCTTCATCGACCACGGCATGGGGGTCGTCATCGGCGAGACAGCCGAAATCGGCGACGACGTGACGCTTTACCAGGGCGTGACCCTCGGCGGCACGAGCACGCGCCGGGTGAAGCGCCACCCCACGCTGCGCGACCGGGTGACCGTCGGCGCCGGCGCGAAGGTGATCGGCGCAGTCGAGATCGGCGAAAACGTGCGGATCGGCGCCGGCAGCGTGGTGGTCACCAACGTGCCGCCGAACGCGACGGTCGTCGGGGTGCCGGGGCACATCGTCGCGTTCCACGATGATTCGAACGGAGCGATTCAGCGACTGCCAGACCCGGAGTGGGAGCGGCTGAACGACCTCGACCGGCGGCTCGACGAGCTGCGGGCGCAGATTGCGCACCTCGAAGAGCACCTCGCGCAGCTGCACGGCCGCCACCACGACGGGCAGGAAGCGCCGGGAACGGCGGCCGAGCGCTGA
- the lysA gene encoding diaminopimelate decarboxylase: MDLAQYPLHALAEQVGTPFYFYDAAILDRKFAELAAITSGPGLHCRYAVKANPARPVLETARRHGLWIDAVSGNEVLRAKAAGFPMGHEPPVVMYTADVFRDNALRVVLEEGILPNVGSPGMIRELAEAGYRGPIAMRINPGFGHGHVQACDTGGPSSKHGIWYEDHLAAKRMADEAGFPVVTLHAHVGTGPQIREFDENMKKLIALFAHLLPHYPEVTAVNLGGGIPHPYRPGAPAYPLEEYGALLADGVRQLTAAAERPIGIEIEPGRYPVAGMALLVARVTDVKATRTNEKGPGHQFIMCDAGFNDLVRPAMYGSYHHISIVGKGAGREPEPFVVAGPLCESGDVFTRDDRELLQPRPLPRPEPGDLLVLHDAGAYGAAMSSNYVSLGRVPQVLWENGSARLIARRETFEDLVRRECDEPIAL, from the coding sequence ATGGACCTTGCGCAGTACCCCCTCCACGCGCTCGCCGAGCAGGTGGGCACCCCGTTCTACTTCTACGACGCGGCGATCCTGGACCGGAAATTCGCCGAGCTTGCGGCGATCACGTCCGGGCCGGGGCTGCACTGCCGGTACGCGGTGAAGGCGAACCCGGCACGGCCGGTGCTCGAGACGGCGCGCCGCCACGGGCTCTGGATCGATGCGGTCAGCGGCAATGAGGTGCTCCGGGCGAAGGCGGCCGGCTTCCCGATGGGCCACGAGCCGCCCGTCGTGATGTACACGGCGGATGTCTTCCGCGACAACGCGCTCCGGGTGGTGCTGGAGGAGGGGATCCTGCCGAACGTCGGCTCGCCGGGGATGATCCGGGAGCTGGCGGAGGCCGGGTACCGCGGCCCGATTGCGATGCGGATCAACCCGGGCTTCGGACACGGGCATGTACAGGCGTGCGACACCGGCGGGCCGTCCTCGAAGCACGGCATCTGGTACGAAGACCACCTCGCGGCGAAGCGGATGGCCGATGAGGCGGGCTTCCCGGTGGTGACGCTGCACGCGCATGTCGGCACGGGGCCGCAGATCCGCGAGTTCGACGAGAACATGAAGAAGCTCATCGCGCTGTTCGCGCACCTGCTGCCGCACTACCCGGAGGTGACGGCGGTGAACCTCGGCGGGGGCATCCCCCACCCGTACCGGCCCGGGGCGCCGGCCTACCCGCTCGAGGAGTACGGCGCGCTCCTCGCCGACGGCGTGCGGCAGCTGACGGCGGCGGCGGAGCGGCCGATCGGCATCGAAATCGAGCCGGGGCGGTATCCCGTGGCCGGCATGGCGCTGCTCGTCGCCCGGGTGACCGACGTGAAGGCGACTCGGACGAATGAAAAGGGGCCGGGGCACCAGTTCATCATGTGCGACGCGGGATTCAACGACCTCGTGCGGCCGGCGATGTACGGCTCCTACCACCACATCTCGATCGTCGGGAAGGGGGCCGGGCGGGAGCCGGAGCCGTTCGTGGTCGCCGGCCCGCTCTGCGAGAGCGGGGACGTCTTCACGCGTGACGACCGGGAGCTGCTGCAGCCGCGCCCGCTGCCGCGGCCCGAGCCCGGCGACCTCCTCGTGCTGCACGATGCGGGCGCCTACGGGGCGGCGATGTCGTCGAACTACGTGTCGCTGGGGCGGGTGCCCCAGGTGCTGTGGGAGAACGGGAGCGCGCGGCTGATCGCCCGGCGGGAGACGTTCGAGGACCTCGTGCGGCGGGAGTGCGACGAGCCGATCGCGCTCTGA
- a CDS encoding cobyrinate a,c-diamide synthase, translated as MTELPRVVVAAPGSGAGKTTVTMALIAALRAAGERVQPFKVGPDYIDPSHLAAAAGRPAFNLDTFFLAAAQVRGLFAHAMRGATVGVVEGVMGMFDGRSGAGEAGSTADAAAALGAPVVLVVDAAGMAGSIAAVARGFADFDPRVRVGGVIANRVGSERHAELLGEALEAAGLPLLGWLPNDPAVALPGRHLGLVLAGEAAPAPEALARAAQQIDAGAVLRLARGAGPLPAPAPVFPGRQPGRIRLAWAEDAAFRFTYPETRELLERLGAEILPFSPLADTALPAADALYIGGGYPELHAEALAANRPMLEAIRGFRGPVLAECGGYMYLAEALETEGRRYPMAGLAPGVARMADRPVLGYRDVVALAASPVAEAGWRLRGHEFHYARLEPGSRPAWRQADGTAVEGFTDGRVLASFIHLYLLARPRAAERFIAAGERARAAAG; from the coding sequence ATGACGGAGCTCCCGCGGGTGGTGGTTGCCGCGCCGGGTTCGGGCGCGGGCAAGACGACGGTCACCATGGCGCTGATCGCCGCGCTGCGCGCCGCCGGCGAGCGGGTGCAGCCCTTCAAGGTCGGGCCGGACTACATCGACCCTTCCCACCTCGCGGCGGCGGCGGGCCGGCCCGCGTTCAACCTCGACACCTTCTTCCTCGCGGCCGCGCAGGTGCGCGGGCTGTTCGCCCACGCGATGCGGGGCGCGACGGTCGGCGTGGTGGAAGGCGTGATGGGCATGTTCGACGGGCGGAGCGGGGCGGGCGAGGCCGGTTCGACGGCCGATGCCGCCGCCGCGCTGGGCGCGCCCGTGGTGCTCGTGGTCGATGCGGCAGGAATGGCCGGGAGCATCGCCGCGGTGGCGCGCGGGTTCGCCGACTTCGACCCCCGGGTGCGGGTCGGCGGGGTGATTGCGAACCGGGTCGGTTCGGAGCGGCACGCGGAGCTGCTCGGGGAGGCGCTCGAGGCGGCGGGGCTGCCGCTGCTCGGCTGGCTGCCGAACGACCCGGCGGTCGCCCTGCCGGGCCGCCACCTCGGGCTGGTGCTGGCGGGCGAGGCCGCCCCGGCGCCGGAGGCGCTCGCCCGGGCCGCGCAGCAGATCGATGCCGGGGCAGTGCTGCGGCTGGCGCGGGGCGCCGGGCCGCTCCCTGCGCCGGCGCCGGTCTTCCCGGGGCGGCAGCCGGGGCGCATCCGGCTCGCGTGGGCCGAGGATGCGGCATTCCGCTTCACCTACCCGGAGACGCGGGAGCTGCTCGAGCGGCTGGGGGCGGAGATCCTGCCGTTCAGCCCGCTGGCCGATACGGCGCTGCCGGCGGCCGATGCGCTGTACATCGGCGGGGGCTACCCGGAACTCCACGCGGAGGCGCTGGCGGCGAACCGGCCGATGCTGGAGGCGATCCGGGGGTTCCGGGGGCCGGTGCTGGCGGAGTGCGGCGGATACATGTACCTCGCCGAGGCGCTCGAAACGGAGGGCCGGCGGTACCCGATGGCCGGGCTTGCGCCCGGGGTCGCGCGGATGGCCGACCGGCCGGTGCTGGGCTACCGGGATGTGGTTGCGCTCGCCGCAAGCCCGGTCGCGGAGGCCGGCTGGCGGCTGCGGGGGCACGAGTTCCACTATGCGCGGCTGGAGCCGGGCAGCCGGCCGGCCTGGCGGCAGGCCGACGGTACGGCCGTCGAGGGCTTCACGGACGGGCGGGTGCTGGCGAGCTTCATTCACCTCTACCTGCTGGCGCGGCCGCGGGCGGCGGAGCGGTTCATCGCGGCGGGCGAACGGGCGCGGGCTGCGGCCGGCTGA
- a CDS encoding RNA recognition motif domain-containing protein: MIVRAPGRLATSTHTQRKDLHYMKLYIGNLSYETTDTDLQAAFAAHGEVRSAQVVTDRDTGRSRGFGFVEMDDRAQAEAAINALNGSQLRGRTLIVNEARPREDRPRGGSGYGGGSGGYGGGRSGGFGGGRSGGYSGNRRF, encoded by the coding sequence GTGATCGTTCGTGCCCCCGGCCGGCTCGCCACATCGACGCACACGCAGCGAAAGGACCTGCACTACATGAAGCTCTACATCGGCAATCTCTCCTACGAAACCACGGACACCGACCTCCAGGCCGCCTTCGCGGCCCACGGCGAAGTCCGCTCCGCCCAGGTCGTCACCGACCGCGATACCGGCCGCTCCCGCGGCTTCGGCTTCGTCGAAATGGACGACCGCGCCCAGGCGGAAGCCGCCATCAACGCCCTGAACGGCAGCCAGCTCCGCGGCCGCACCCTCATCGTCAATGAGGCCCGCCCCCGCGAAGACCGCCCGCGCGGCGGCTCCGGCTACGGCGGCGGCTCGGGCGGCTACGGCGGCGGCCGCTCCGGCGGCTTCGGCGGCGGCCGCTCCGGCGGCTACTCCGGCAACCGCCGCTTCTAA
- a CDS encoding methyl-accepting chemotaxis protein, which translates to MKLSLSAKLFGGFALAVVPAVAIAVVGWTRIDAAAKDEKRLASEGVQATMHITEARRGFEVGIAKAGLLAYTTEPAAFMKLREEISQNLGRGSEQFRGLEEHITTPEGRAKYAEAQTAVAAFEEFAAKYGEALDKKDSAALLKLAEQSPTVIGEMNAKLSALNEYVGQHADKVAADGQDAANRAKLLMAVLGVVSAAAAGGVGFFIARRVVAGVNAATEAAHRIARGETDVEVEVRSNDEIGELARAFAEMTDYLKEMAAAAAAVANGDLTSQVRPRGEGDTLGTALNGMVTNLREMIGNVREGAAAITEAAEALRGSSDQMATATGQIANAIDEVTRSAVSLSGLSQESAREVEQLASGSQQLASTAATSADSAKQSRVVAAEIGERIQAVAAASEDVARAAEESRLAAQRGQEAVAQAFASMESIAAAVERASKTVDQLGEYGQQIGDIVKAIDEIASQTNLLALNAAIEAARAGEQGRGFAVVAENVRSLAERASASTKEIAGLIAKVQQGTQEAVQAMAAGVRDVEAGRGITSEAGRALDSIIASVQESAVRMQQIARDVQGLAAGAERIVASADQIATMAGESAAGANSMAAATSRVTDAIIQVSATSEETSASAEEVSASTEELSAQAQELAATASQMRELAESLNAATARFRLA; encoded by the coding sequence GTGAAGCTCTCACTCTCGGCGAAACTGTTCGGCGGGTTCGCGCTGGCCGTGGTGCCGGCCGTGGCGATTGCGGTCGTCGGCTGGACGCGCATCGATGCGGCGGCGAAGGACGAGAAGCGGCTGGCCAGCGAAGGCGTGCAGGCGACGATGCACATCACGGAGGCGCGGCGCGGCTTCGAGGTCGGCATCGCGAAGGCGGGGCTGCTGGCCTACACGACGGAGCCGGCGGCGTTCATGAAGCTCCGCGAGGAGATTTCCCAGAACCTGGGGCGCGGCTCCGAGCAGTTCCGCGGGCTCGAGGAGCACATCACCACTCCCGAGGGCCGTGCGAAGTACGCGGAGGCGCAGACCGCCGTGGCCGCCTTCGAGGAGTTCGCCGCGAAGTACGGCGAGGCGCTGGACAAGAAGGACTCGGCCGCGCTGCTGAAACTTGCCGAGCAATCGCCGACGGTCATCGGCGAGATGAACGCAAAGCTCAGCGCCCTGAACGAGTACGTGGGGCAGCATGCCGACAAGGTCGCGGCCGACGGGCAGGATGCCGCCAACCGGGCGAAGCTGCTGATGGCGGTCCTCGGCGTGGTCTCGGCCGCCGCGGCCGGGGGCGTCGGGTTCTTCATCGCACGGCGGGTCGTGGCCGGGGTCAACGCCGCGACGGAGGCGGCCCACCGGATCGCCCGCGGCGAGACGGACGTCGAAGTCGAGGTCCGCTCGAACGACGAAATCGGGGAGCTGGCCCGGGCGTTCGCCGAGATGACGGACTACCTGAAGGAGATGGCCGCCGCGGCCGCGGCCGTCGCGAACGGCGACCTGACCTCGCAGGTGCGGCCGCGCGGCGAGGGGGATACGCTCGGCACGGCGCTGAACGGCATGGTGACGAACCTGCGCGAGATGATCGGCAATGTCCGGGAGGGCGCTGCAGCGATTACGGAGGCGGCCGAGGCGCTGCGCGGCTCATCGGACCAGATGGCGACGGCGACCGGGCAGATTGCGAACGCCATCGACGAGGTGACGCGGAGCGCGGTCTCGCTCAGCGGGCTCTCGCAGGAGAGCGCGCGGGAGGTGGAGCAGCTGGCGAGCGGCTCGCAGCAGCTGGCTTCGACGGCGGCGACCTCGGCCGATTCGGCGAAGCAGTCGCGCGTCGTGGCGGCCGAGATCGGCGAGCGGATCCAGGCCGTGGCGGCGGCATCGGAGGATGTGGCCCGCGCGGCGGAGGAGTCGCGGCTGGCGGCCCAGCGGGGCCAGGAGGCCGTGGCCCAGGCGTTCGCCTCGATGGAGTCGATCGCGGCGGCGGTGGAGCGCGCCTCGAAGACGGTGGACCAGCTCGGCGAGTACGGCCAGCAGATCGGCGACATCGTGAAGGCGATCGACGAAATCGCCTCGCAGACGAACCTGCTGGCGCTGAATGCGGCGATCGAGGCCGCGCGCGCCGGCGAGCAGGGCCGCGGCTTCGCAGTGGTGGCCGAGAACGTGCGGTCGCTGGCGGAGCGGGCGAGCGCCTCGACGAAGGAGATTGCCGGGCTCATCGCGAAGGTCCAGCAGGGCACGCAGGAGGCCGTCCAGGCGATGGCTGCCGGGGTGCGGGACGTCGAGGCCGGCCGGGGCATCACCAGCGAGGCGGGCCGGGCGCTCGATTCGATCATCGCCTCGGTGCAGGAGTCGGCCGTGCGGATGCAGCAGATTGCGCGCGACGTGCAGGGGCTGGCCGCGGGGGCGGAGCGGATCGTGGCCTCGGCCGACCAGATTGCGACGATGGCCGGCGAATCGGCGGCGGGCGCGAACAGCATGGCCGCAGCCACGAGCCGCGTGACCGACGCCATCATCCAGGTCTCGGCGACGAGCGAGGAGACGAGCGCCTCGGCGGAGGAGGTTTCGGCCTCGACGGAGGAGCTTTCGGCGCAGGCCCAGGAGCTGGCCGCAACAGCGAGCCAGATGCGGGAGCTGGCCGAATCGCTCAATGCGGCCACGGCACGGTTCCGGCTGGCCTAG
- a CDS encoding response regulator transcription factor — MRTVFLVTRRPDAARLGAELERAGFNAPVIAPERLASDELQNRIDVAVLDFRDIPPAAFSIIAGAYGENGVILFALVPPDGLDRITPDLPVDDFVLLSAPPEELARRIERALWRKHGVDAENIIRCGALAIDLTNYRVTVDDEPVVLTFKEYELLRFLAMNAGRVFTREQLLNRVWGYDYFGGARTVDVHIRRIRAKIEIRGHAFIETVRNVGYRLVADARKAAPAAE; from the coding sequence ATGCGCACCGTCTTCCTCGTGACTCGCCGTCCCGATGCTGCCCGCCTTGGCGCCGAACTCGAACGCGCCGGCTTCAACGCCCCGGTCATCGCCCCCGAGCGCCTCGCCTCCGACGAACTCCAGAACCGGATCGATGTCGCCGTCCTCGACTTCCGCGATATCCCCCCCGCCGCCTTCTCCATCATCGCCGGGGCCTACGGCGAAAACGGCGTCATCCTCTTCGCCCTCGTGCCCCCGGACGGGCTCGACCGGATCACGCCCGACCTCCCCGTCGACGACTTCGTCCTCCTCTCGGCGCCTCCCGAAGAGCTGGCCCGCCGGATCGAGCGCGCCCTCTGGCGCAAGCACGGCGTCGATGCCGAGAACATCATCCGCTGCGGCGCCCTCGCCATCGACCTCACGAACTACCGCGTCACGGTCGACGACGAGCCGGTCGTCCTCACCTTCAAGGAGTACGAACTCCTCCGCTTCCTCGCGATGAACGCTGGCCGGGTCTTCACCCGCGAGCAGCTCCTCAACCGCGTCTGGGGCTACGACTACTTCGGCGGAGCCCGCACCGTCGACGTCCATATCCGGCGGATCCGCGCCAAGATCGAAATCCGGGGCCACGCCTTCATCGAGACGGTCCGGAACGTCGGCTACCGCCTCGTCGCCGATGCCCGGAAGGCCGCCCCTGCGGCCGAGTAG
- a CDS encoding spore germination protein GerW family protein, protein MTDDLSRVLREAQEAASSASASFIERLASRLGLHASASAVFGDPVDRDGVTVIPVAKVRWGFGGGSGRGIEEGSETGEIGEGSGGGGGVMASPVGYIEIQDGQATFHRIKDPASLVPLVLAGAFAGWLTLRGLAKLLRG, encoded by the coding sequence ATGACCGACGACCTCTCCCGCGTTCTCCGCGAAGCCCAGGAAGCCGCCTCCAGCGCCTCCGCCTCGTTCATCGAGCGCCTCGCGAGCCGGCTCGGGCTCCACGCCTCAGCCAGCGCCGTCTTCGGCGACCCGGTCGACCGCGACGGCGTCACGGTCATCCCCGTCGCGAAGGTCCGCTGGGGCTTCGGCGGCGGCAGCGGCCGCGGCATTGAAGAAGGCAGCGAAACCGGCGAAATCGGTGAAGGCTCGGGCGGCGGAGGCGGCGTGATGGCCAGCCCCGTCGGCTACATCGAAATCCAGGACGGCCAGGCCACCTTCCACCGGATCAAGGACCCTGCCTCGCTTGTGCCGCTCGTCCTCGCTGGCGCCTTCGCCGGCTGGCTCACCCTCCGCGGCCTCGCGAAGCTCCTCCGCGGCTGA